In a genomic window of Besnoitia besnoiti strain Bb-Ger1 chromosome XI, whole genome shotgun sequence:
- a CDS encoding hypothetical protein (encoded by transcript BESB_019250), with amino-acid sequence MDPFVRDGKTFLLFFLFFAGHGLLRSTAQDGGELKIEILYESQCPACYKWLREQLMPTVQQLGGDVLGEAKISFEILPFGNAKETTDEDGHHTFQCQHGPTECYLNAVEACGLQVIEPKNVEAWLPWVACVEDASAFPPKQQSSPVVSPPLESHLAADDTQELQQPAGLPPSSLAGVSEEAAPLESVAASSVSNPVSSAPAAAPILSSSVLNLSPLNRDRWDSLPPALQSFYTLVSLEPRRAAATRSLTVAGVPKKNLLENLTSVYEAQAGTVNADGEAGTHEAKGQTPLPPRVDASNASPSQLGEKYRADEALASTAAGTGKMEKRKHALGDGEVYEWLKCRVPTKDSLLDRALIFGCAETEIAANVMHEVAARTVAHDYVPWILVNGEHSAIMEKSLRCGLCRAVNLDTAPAKVKEWCKRGEYDCLRETAEAAGNVDAVDAGSANDSTEGARRESFADSLSARLRATRQREA; translated from the exons ATGGACCCTTTTGTTCGCGACGGCAAGActttcctccttttcttcctaTTCTTTGCGGGGCATGGGCTTCTCCGATCTACAGCGCAGGATGGGGGTGAATTAAAGATCGAGATCCTCTACGAATCG CAATGCCCGGCTTGTTACAAATGGCTGAGGGAACAACTGATGCCAACTGTACAGCAGCTTGGGGGCGATGTGCTTGGGGAGGCGAAGATTAGCTTCGAGATCTTGCCTTTCGGTAACGCTAAGGAGACAACTGATGAAGACGGACACCACACTTTCCAGTGTCAG CATGGCCCGACGGAGTGTTACTTGAACGCAGTAGAA GCATGTGGATTGCAAGTCATTGAGCCAAAGAATGTTGAGGC GTGGTTACCTTGGGTCGCCTGCGTTGAGGACGCATCTGCGTTCCCTCCGAAACAGCAGAGTTCTCCCGTCGTTTCGCCGCCGCTAGAGTCTCACCTGGCTGCAGATGACacgcaggagctgcagcagccagctGGGCTgcccccctcctctcttGCGGGAGTctcagaggaggcggcgccgcttgaGAGCGTTGCTGCCTCTTCCGTTTCTAATCCggtctcttctgcgcctgcggccgccccgATTTTGTCGTCGTCCGTATTGAATCTGTCACCTCTGAACAGGGACAGGTGGGATTCACTTCCGCCCGCGTTGCAGTCTTTCTACACCCTCGTGTCGCTCGAGCCTCGACGGGCAGCCGCAACGCGCTCACTGACAGTTGCAGGGGTACCGAAGAAGAACCTTCTGGAGAACCTCACGTCCGTTtacgaggcgcaggccggaACAGTGAATGCGGATGGAGAGGCGGGGACTCATGAGGCGAAAGGACaaacgccgctgccgccgcgagttGATGCGTCGAACGCAAGCCCCTCACAGCTGGGAGAGAAATATCGGGCAGATGAGGCACTCGCGAGCACCGCGGCAGGGACAGGGAAGatggagaagaggaaacatGCTCTTGGAGATGGTGAAGTATACGAATGGCTCAAGTGCCGGGTGCCTACAAAGGATAGCCTGCTGGACCGCGCACTGATTTTCGGATGTGCAGAGACAGAAATC GCCGCCAATGTGATGCACGAAGTAGCAGCAAGAACAGTTGCCCATGACTACGTGCCTTGGATCCTTGTGAACGGCGAGCATTCA GCAATAATGGAGAAGTCGCTGCGTTGCGGTTTGTGCCGCGCGGTTAACCTCGAcacggcgcccgcgaaggtGAAAGAGTGGTGCAAAAGAGGCGAATACGACTGTCTccgcgagacggcggaggcggctggaAACGTAGACGCAGTGGACGCAGGTTCCGCAAATGACAGCACCGAGGGAGCCAGGCGGGAATCATTTGCTGACAGCCTGTCTGCTCGGCTGCGCGccacgaggcagcgagaagcgtAA
- a CDS encoding hypothetical protein (encoded by transcript BESB_019260): MEGGASPAAAQAAPASPSASAPPPSASLAQAIDELVSMNLEEISQFWKHLEKEGLDTQRRCKKVDSHDLLLQFLHQVASPTPAFPLLDEEDAKSAPASPPSANEKKKGASFASKTAASKAEKGLESKSDGKEGASRSAPETRWYPGWIPLLQEAMGAEPARASSPSADASPPAAAADPRSGPCRIKEASAMLAAQHHQMAFSVLFARDASWFASAIDAIAETSSLLPEGLLAKAHEEETRERAAAALKPNAGGAGLPRSKAGRRAHASGDASRREDEGDGNRGNAKIEALGKQIERDCVALLDDYFVSHFEAKLKADMPSTPMSGGSLSLSRKSPVASPASGTPSAAGASSSPAASPPSLLVTAAASSLTAGREKRFYRAVAHLYLLGTLSSSEYCVSVSRSWCSQAALHRSLPPLLLLCLKRGGFVAAAVSRALLHLASTGCGARAAAAPQKEATAVGGDAPKAADEAESGDATTEKCKPQAAAGKAGAAADKRPDLIDLYGDTIITFLHLCLREQAVDPRGINALGFFFLAPAVPLLLQTKRLRDRLLAPGEKAERHQQILGWYLEVLLKALSDPQFRVLASGNLQLARYVSEVVLELAASPEGCRLLHKHKLGWFVMWRTTRELWGVEWNKGEHAAWELIMNKSIRGGEPVEKDQVAALCMWGPSSSEGGCAYCLRSENTLRFLRLYHSPYAEDVPLSPDAQEQAQQLKLLQQEMQRSLEEAETGMRSRRGKSRAAAGKLGGAAAEGEGDDAQDDHDQAREMHFAVAAPHMQRARQQLERRRAEKKKKEAAALEGRTAAAELVSGAASRGRRQPEEEQRTAKRQVIADIWATVRESLARGAETEDEGEAEDRDDKEDEAAVRKASLEPSPALVCTLSCIGFHAPWLMRAVQLGGSAKPEGAEPKREEGGKKKKGKKAKTESLRSKTAQKKKRDAKKKTDAEDSSATENPRSAEKSARERGGEDAKPAVTGEESEKPREGGLEKEERKMKTSSDTEEADEGAAASNVSTHAPASSSISRAPEAAPSLSKDDEQNGGKEAAQATDPSSSPCSLASVNTSPQSPSSPCRPAPALSSAPSSDPQAASAEEAPAEVPDDSLVASQAAESQRLLLSPCPACGYVEYCSEQCRINDLPLHLFICAAAAEKAAEA; this comes from the exons atggagggcggcgccagccccgcggccgctcaggcggcgcccgcgtctccttccgcgtccgccccgcctccttcggcctcgctcgcgcaggcgatCGACGAGTTGGTGAGCATGAACTTGGAGGAGATCTCTCAGTTCTGGAAACACCTCGAAAAAGAAGGCTTAGACACGCAACGCCGATGCAAGAAAGTCGATTCGCAcgacctgctgctgcagtttCTTCACCAGGTGGCCTCGCCCACGCCGGCCTTTCCGCtgctcgacgaggaggacgcaaaATCTgcccccgcctcgcccccgAGCGCcaacgagaagaagaaaggcgccTCGTTTGCGTCGAAAACTGCTGCTTCCAAGGCTGAGAAGGGCCTCGAGAGCAAGAGTGACGGCAAAGAGGGAgcgtcgcgctctgcgccggagacgcggtGGTACCCCGGGTGGATTCCTCTCCTCCAGGAGGCCATGGGTGCggagcccgcgcgcgcctcctcgccctccgcggacgcctctccgcccgccgccgcggccgaccCCCGCTCGGGGCCCTGCCGCATCAAAGAAGCCTCTGCGatgctggcggcgcagcaccACCAAATGGCCTTCTCTGTGCTGTTTGCAAGAGACGCCTCGTGGTTTGCCTCGGCGATCGACGCCATTGCAGAGACCTCCTCGCTCCTTCCCGAGGGCCTCTTGGCGAAGGCCCATGAGGAGGAgacccgcgagcgcgccgccgccgcgttgaAGCCCAATGCCGGGGGCGCGGGCCTTCCGCGGTCGAaggccggcaggcgcgcccaCGCGAGTGGGGACGCCAgccggcgagaagacgagggcgacgggaATAGAGGCAACGCAAAGATCGAGGCGCTTGGGAAGCAAATCGAGAGAGACTGTGTCGCACTCCTCGACGACTACTTCGTGAGCCACTTCGAGGCGAAACTGAAAG CAGACATGCCTTCGACGCCGATGTCTGGcggctcgctgtctctgtcgcgaAAGTCGCCAGTGGCCTCTCCAGCGTCGGGAACTCcgtccgcggcaggcgcgtcctcctcgccagccgcctcgcccccttCGCTGCTCGTgacggctgcggcgtcgagctTGACGGCCGGCAGGGAGAAGCGTTTCtaccgcgccgtcgcgcatcTGTATCTCCTGGGCACCCTCTCTTCATCAGAGTACTGCGTCTCAGTGTCGCGGTCGTGGTGCTCGCAGGCAGCCCTACatcgctcgctgccgccgcttctgctgctgtgcCTCAAGCGCGGAGGCTTCGtggccgccgccgtcagccgcgcgctgctgcatctcgCCTCGACCGGCTGTGGGGcgagggccgcggcggcgcctcaaAAAGAGGCGACTgcggtcggcggcgacgcgccgaaggccgccgacgaggccgaaTCGGGCGATGCGACGACCGAAAAATGCaagccgcaggcagcggcgggaaaagccggcgctgcggcagacaaGCGACCCGACTTGATTGACCTATACGGCGACACAATCATCACGTTCCTGCATCTCTGCCTGCGAGAGCAGGCCGTCGATCCAAGGGGCATCAACGCCCTCGggtttttcttcctcgcccccgcagtgccgctgcttctccaAACCAAGCGCCTGAGAGACAGGCTCCTCGCCCCTGGAGAAAAGGCCGAGAGACACCAACAAATTCTGGGCTGGTACCTCGAAGTCCTCCTCAAG GCCCTCTCGGACCCGCAATTCCGCGTGTTGGCCTCGGGGAAtctgcagctggcgcgcTACGTGTCGGAAGTCGTtctcgagctcgcggcgtcgccggaggGCTGCCGACTCCTCCACAAGCACAAACTCGGCTGGTTTGTCATGTGGCGGACGACCCGCGAGCTGTGGGGCGTGGAATGGAACAAAG GCGAGCATGCGGCCTGGGAGCTGATCATGAACAAAAGcattcgcggcggcgagccggtGGAGAAGGATCAAGTTGCAGCTCTGTGCATGTGGGGCCCCAGCAGTTCGGAAGGCG GCTGCGCGTACTGTCTCCGGTCCGAAAACACGCTGCGCTTCCTGCGGCTGTATCACTCCCCGTACGCAGAAGACGTTCCGCTGTCGCCCGACGCTCAGGAGCAAGCCCAACAGCTGAAGCTGCTCCAGCAGGAGATGCAGCGGAgcctggaggaggcggagaccggcatgcgctcgcgcaggggaaaaagccgcgccgccgctgggaagcttgggggggcggcggcggagggcgagggcgacgacgcgcaggacgACCATGaccaggcgcgcgagatgcacttcgctgtcgccgcgccgcacatgcagcgggcgcgccagcagctcgagaggcggcgcgcagagaagaagaagaaagaggctgcggcgctcgagggacggacagccgccgccgagctggTCAGCGGAGCCGCctcgcgagggcggcggcagcccgaGGAAGAGCAGCGCACGGCCAAGAGGCAGGTCATCGCCGACATCTGGGCGACAGTccgcgagagcctcgcgcgcggcgcagagacggaggacgaaggcgaagcagaagaccgAGACGacaaggaagacgaggcggcggtgcgAAAGGCGTCCCTCGAGCCGTCTCCCGCCCTCGTCTGCACGCTGAGTTGCATTGGCTTCCACGCGCCGTGGCTCATGCGCGCCGTCCAGCTgggaggcagcgcgaagccggagggcgccgagccgaagcgagaggaaggcggcaagaagaaaaagggcaAAAAAGCCAAGACAGAGAGTCTTCGCAGCAAGACCGCgcaaaagaaaaaacgcgacgcgaagaagaagaccgaTGCGGAGGACTCAAGCGCCACAGAGAACCCCCggagcgcggagaaaagcgcgagggagaggggcggcgaagacgcaaagCCGGCAGTGaccggcgaggagagcgagaagccaCGGGAAGGCGGTctcgagaaggaagaaaggaAGATGAAGACTTCCAGCGATacggaagaagcagacgagggcgcagcggcctcaaACGTTTCCACTCACGCCCCCGCCTCGTCATCTATCTCACGCGCGCCTGAGGCAGCGCCTTCACTATCAAAGGACGACGAACAGAACGGCGGAAaagaggcagcgcaggcgacggacCCGTCGTCCTCCCCCTGTTCGTTAGCGTCTGTGAACACGTCGCCCCAGTCTCCATCGTCTCCCTGCCGACCGGCTCCTGCGTTGTCGAGTGCGCCTTCATCTGACCCTCAagcagcgtctgcggaggAAGCACCAGCAGAGGTGCCAGATGATTCACTGGTTGCTTCTCAGGCCGCAGAGAGTCAGCGACTTCTGCTCTCCCCGTGCCCTGCGTGCGGCTACGTGGAGTACTGCAGCGAGCAGTGCCGCATCAACGATCTTCCCCTTCACCTCTTCatctgcgctgcagccgcggaaaaggcagcggaggcttGA